GCGTGGGTCGTCCGCTGTCTATCGATGCCTGGCTGTCTGCCTGCGCGGCTGCGTAATTAACGGCTAAGAAGGAAGCGATCAATAGGGCGAGGAGCAGATATCTGCGTGGCGGACTGCCGGAGATCCTGTGTTCCACTTTTATCTGTTTGTATGCTTTCCTCATAGCACTATGTCCTCTGAGCCTTTAAGGCAGCCATCATTTGTTTGTATTGAGTCTTTGCCGGTTCCATCGAAGCGATCACAATCAGACAGGCGATGGACGCGCAACCGAGGAGAAGGAAACAGTCCGTGACCGCTAAAGTGAACGCCTGCTTTCGGACGGTCAGAGCAAGCAGGGTCGATGCGCGGCCCATAGCAACATCCGAAGTGGTGGCCTGAGCCTGCATCCCAGCCGTGAGAGCAGCGATGCGCTCGTTCGCAGCGAGCGAACCCGACTGGACGTTGAGGCCCAATATGTTCGAGTGGTACATCTCGCGGGTTTGAAGGAAGTGCCCCATGAAGGTCGCACCTATTTCACCGCCAAAGAGACGAATCGTCTGGAAGAAGCCAGAGAACGTCAGCAGATCAATGCCTCGGCCCATCGCTCCTGAATTCAGGATGTCCAAAACAATCGAACCTACCAGCCCATTGAATGCGATGCCTTCTCCCAACGAGAGGACCAGTTGACTAGCCATGAAGTTCGTTCCCGACCAATCGGACGAGAGGTTGGCATTCATCAGACATCCCAATCCCATCAGGCCGAAACCTGCCGCGAGGATAATGCGATTGTCGACTCGGCCCAGCAGATAAACAGCGAGCAGACCGGCGAGGACCTGTGGAATGGCAAGCCACAACAGGACCGGACCGACTTCTACGTTGCTGTAGCCCTGAACGCTTGTCAGATAACTCGGGACAACCACTACGGCGGAAAGCAGAAGAAATCGGAAGAAGATAAGAACGAATGCAAGCAGTATGGGAGTGCTACGCCGGAGAAAAGGAAAGTTGATGAGTGGATTGGGCAGCATAAAATGCCGAACTGCCGAACATATGACGAGAAACATACCACTGACTACCAATGCGACGAAGGTGCCGGAGTGCCACCAATCCAGCCGCTGTCCCTGATCGAGGGCGCCATAAAGCATTGCCGCTCCGACGCTGGCATAGAGGAACCCACGCCAGGACGGTCTGGGCTGACCGGGTTTGGGTTGAGGCAGAGGCTGAGGAGGGATGCCGAGGTAGACGAAGAGCATCATCAGGGGAGCCAGTACTGCATCTGTCCAGAAGATCCAGCGCCATGAAAGTGCGTGAAGGAGCCAGCCTTCATACGAATGGGCGATGTGCGTCGTGACAACAATGTCTATCGCATATACGGAGATTCCATAAAGCACATAGCGTTGCGGTATGTTGCGAAGGATGAAAGACAGGCTGAGTGGATAGAACGTGCCCGCCGTCAGTCCGCTCAGCACCAAAAGAGTGATGAGCATGGAGAAGTGTGCGGCGAAGGGCATGACAAGACAAAATATCGAAAACCCTCCCGCGCAGGCCAACAGCACTCGACGAGGACCGAGCAGGCCGCCCAGATAGACGGAGAATGGTCCAACGAACATCAGCCCCATGTTGTAAGACGTTCCTATCCATGAGGCCCCATCGAAATCAAGATGCAGTGCACCGCGCAGGTCGGCGATGCCGACGCTGAGCAACCGGCCCAGAAAGGTTGCGAGCGCAGCGCCAAGCAATACTCCTGCGATCCCGAGTGCAGGATGGTAGGTTTGCCTGGGCGCGTTCTCTTGTGGAGCCTCTGGCATGGAAAGGATTTACCTCACAGTGGAGTTGCTGGATGGGTGGATCGCAACTTCCGCGGAGAAGCCCGGCCGTAATGGCGCGATTTCAGAGGCCTGGTCAAGCACGATTTTGACCGGAATACGCTGCACAACTTTGGTGTAGTTGCCCGTCGCATTGTCAGGCGGCAGCAGAGCAAACTGCGAACCACTTGCTGGAGCTATCTCCAGAACGTGTCCATGGAAAGATGAGGATGGAAGAGCATCGATACGAACATCGGCGCTATCGCCCTGGCGCACGCGTCCGAGCTGAGTCTCTCTGTAATTCGCCTGAATCCAGATTCCGCTTTGCACCAGATTGACCACCTGAACACCGGCCCCGACAAGCTGTCCTGGATGGACGCGAAACTCTCCAACCGAACCGTCGGCGGGAGCGAAGATTTTGGTGTAGCTCAGGTTGACCTGGGCTACGATG
This is a stretch of genomic DNA from Granulicella sp. WH15. It encodes these proteins:
- a CDS encoding MFS transporter, with translation MLGAALATFLGRLLSVGIADLRGALHLDFDGASWIGTSYNMGLMFVGPFSVYLGGLLGPRRVLLACAGGFSIFCLVMPFAAHFSMLITLLVLSGLTAGTFYPLSLSFILRNIPQRYVLYGISVYAIDIVVTTHIAHSYEGWLLHALSWRWIFWTDAVLAPLMMLFVYLGIPPQPLPQPKPGQPRPSWRGFLYASVGAAMLYGALDQGQRLDWWHSGTFVALVVSGMFLVICSAVRHFMLPNPLINFPFLRRSTPILLAFVLIFFRFLLLSAVVVVPSYLTSVQGYSNVEVGPVLLWLAIPQVLAGLLAVYLLGRVDNRIILAAGFGLMGLGCLMNANLSSDWSGTNFMASQLVLSLGEGIAFNGLVGSIVLDILNSGAMGRGIDLLTFSGFFQTIRLFGGEIGATFMGHFLQTREMYHSNILGLNVQSGSLAANERIAALTAGMQAQATTSDVAMGRASTLLALTVRKQAFTLAVTDCFLLLGCASIACLIVIASMEPAKTQYKQMMAALKAQRT